One window of the Candidatus Chryseobacterium colombiense genome contains the following:
- a CDS encoding LLM class flavin-dependent oxidoreductase codes for MELGIGMFGDLSLDQTTGKYRDAGVKIHEILEQVKFMDEVGIDVFAMGEHHRPDYAVSSPEIVLAAAASITKNIKLASGVTVLSSSEPVKVYEDFSTLDLISDGRAEIFVGRGSFIESFPLYGYSLNDYEQLFDEKLELLLKINSEENVSWSGKLRAPMQNQTVYPRAKNDGKLSIWRAVGGTPQSVLSAAQLGMPLVVAIIGGMPIQFRNLIEFYKQEYKKAGHDVDKMQIAIHSHTFVSDDQKVVDGYFHNYKSQMDRIGASRGWAPYTKMQYDGGRSKDGALFIGSPAEVADKITYMKEIFGITRFIGHMDVGDPSHDIMMKSIELFGNDVKPLIKNL; via the coding sequence ATGGAATTAGGAATAGGAATGTTTGGAGATCTTTCATTAGATCAGACAACCGGAAAATATAGAGATGCAGGAGTAAAAATTCATGAAATCCTTGAACAGGTAAAATTCATGGATGAGGTAGGAATTGACGTTTTTGCGATGGGAGAACATCACCGTCCCGATTATGCCGTTTCGTCCCCTGAAATTGTTTTGGCAGCAGCAGCAAGTATTACAAAAAATATAAAATTGGCAAGTGGTGTTACGGTTTTAAGTTCATCCGAGCCGGTAAAAGTATATGAGGACTTTTCGACTTTAGATTTGATTTCTGACGGTCGTGCAGAGATTTTCGTTGGAAGAGGAAGTTTTATAGAATCTTTCCCTTTATATGGCTATTCTCTGAATGATTACGAACAGCTTTTTGATGAAAAATTAGAATTGTTGCTAAAGATCAATTCAGAAGAAAATGTTTCCTGGTCTGGAAAATTACGCGCACCGATGCAAAATCAAACGGTTTATCCGAGAGCTAAAAATGACGGAAAATTATCGATCTGGAGAGCGGTTGGAGGAACTCCACAATCTGTTTTGAGTGCTGCACAGTTAGGAATGCCTTTAGTGGTGGCCATTATTGGTGGAATGCCTATCCAGTTTAGAAATTTAATTGAATTTTATAAGCAGGAATATAAAAAAGCAGGTCACGATGTAGATAAAATGCAGATTGCGATCCATTCGCATACGTTTGTGAGCGATGATCAAAAAGTAGTGGACGGATATTTCCATAATTATAAATCTCAGATGGACAGAATTGGTGCTTCCAGAGGTTGGGCACCTTACACAAAAATGCAGTATGACGGAGGAAGAAGCAAAGATGGAGCATTATTTATCGGAAGTCCGGCTGAAGTAGCTGATAAAATAACGTATATGAAAGAAATCTTCGGAATTACAAGATTTATCGGTCATATGGATGTTGGAGATCCTTCACATGATATCATGATGAAATCAATCGAATTGTTTGGTAATGACGTGAAGCCACTCATTAAAAACTTATAA
- a CDS encoding T9SS type A sorting domain-containing protein codes for MDRKNFLRNSLGLAGVAVAVPSLLRSEIFPEEKPLTEVLKNTLSCSVTNSETEGPFPTHTPSSLVQSNIVSDRTGVAFTMNIYIKNTNANCAAYQGVLVDVWHCDKDGNYSEYEGTSMQSSNYTNYHFLRGRQTTDANGLVTFTSIFPGWYQSRATHIHVHIYKADGTSLLVTQIAFPEGTTSAVYDVNVNGTSYGYTKGMTGYTYNSTDNVFSDGTSNEMSTVTGSLSGGYTLTHTIYVAGAVLGTQEVSNPKNHQVKQNYPNPFREETVFPLFLDEKSTVSINLFDASGRKVLGVIDHQNLSAGKQEIKMSRNQLKSGMYVAKITIDNSKGTLIENLKVLVH; via the coding sequence ATGGATAGAAAAAATTTTTTAAGAAATTCCCTAGGATTGGCAGGTGTTGCTGTTGCTGTTCCCAGTCTGCTTAGATCTGAAATATTTCCGGAAGAAAAACCTTTGACAGAGGTATTAAAAAATACGCTAAGCTGTAGTGTTACAAACTCGGAAACGGAAGGCCCCTTTCCTACCCATACTCCATCAAGTCTTGTACAAAGTAATATTGTAAGTGACAGAACAGGAGTCGCTTTCACGATGAATATTTATATCAAAAATACCAATGCCAACTGTGCAGCATATCAAGGAGTACTGGTAGATGTATGGCATTGTGATAAAGACGGAAACTACTCCGAATACGAAGGAACTTCAATGCAGTCTTCCAATTATACCAATTATCATTTTCTTCGCGGCAGGCAAACTACCGATGCTAATGGTCTGGTAACTTTTACCAGTATTTTTCCGGGATGGTACCAAAGCAGAGCAACACATATTCATGTTCATATCTACAAAGCAGACGGAACCTCTTTGTTGGTAACTCAAATTGCATTTCCTGAAGGAACTACGAGTGCAGTGTACGACGTTAATGTGAATGGGACTTCTTACGGATATACAAAAGGAATGACCGGATACACCTACAACAGTACAGACAATGTATTTTCTGACGGAACAAGTAATGAAATGAGCACTGTGACAGGTTCGCTGTCGGGTGGTTATACCTTAACTCATACGATATATGTTGCAGGGGCTGTTCTTGGAACACAAGAAGTTTCGAATCCAAAAAATCATCAGGTGAAACAAAATTATCCCAACCCTTTCCGTGAGGAAACAGTTTTCCCTCTTTTTCTTGATGAAAAATCGACAGTGAGTATTAATTTATTTGACGCAAGCGGAAGAAAGGTTTTGGGAGTAATTGACCATCAAAATCTTTCCGCTGGAAAACAGGAAATAAAGATGAGCAGAAATCAACTGAAATCAGGAATGTATGTAGCAAAAATTACTATTGACAATTCAAAAGGAACATTAATCGAGAATCTTAAAGTTCTCGTTCATTAA
- a CDS encoding intradiol ring-cleavage dioxygenase, protein MKTMSRKGFLKNLGLAGVTAVAAPILIHCGSDDDVITDSSSTVSGSSSTGCSVTNTETEGPFPTKSPSTLVQSNIVSDRTGVAFSITITVQNVNAGCANLQGAIVDIWHCDKDGNYSEYGGTSMQSANYTSVHFLRGRQTTDANGQVSFTSIFPGWYSGRATHIHVHIYNTSGQSLLVTQIAFPEGSDSAVALVAASTGYKGMSGYTYNASDNVFSDGTSNEMSSISGSVSGGFALTHTIKVSA, encoded by the coding sequence ATGAAAACGATGTCAAGAAAAGGATTTTTGAAAAATCTGGGTTTAGCAGGTGTAACAGCAGTTGCAGCACCCATTTTAATCCATTGTGGAAGTGATGATGATGTCATTACCGATTCCTCTTCTACCGTTTCAGGATCATCTTCAACAGGATGCTCTGTTACGAACACTGAAACTGAGGGGCCCTTTCCTACAAAGTCACCTTCAACTTTGGTTCAGAGCAATATTGTAAGTGACAGGACGGGAGTTGCTTTCAGCATCACGATTACCGTCCAGAATGTAAATGCCGGTTGTGCAAATTTGCAGGGTGCTATTGTAGATATCTGGCATTGTGACAAAGACGGAAATTATTCGGAATACGGAGGAACTTCAATGCAGTCTGCAAATTATACGTCTGTACATTTTCTAAGAGGAAGACAGACTACTGATGCTAACGGGCAAGTGAGTTTTACTTCAATTTTTCCAGGTTGGTACAGTGGCAGAGCAACTCATATTCATGTACATATTTACAATACTTCAGGGCAATCGCTTTTGGTAACACAAATTGCATTTCCTGAAGGAAGTGACAGCGCTGTAGCTTTAGTCGCGGCAAGTACCGGATATAAAGGAATGAGCGGTTATACTTATAATGCAAGTGATAATGTATTCAGTGACGGAACATCAAACGAAATGTCAAGCATTTCGGGAAGTGTTAGCGGAGGTTTTGCTCTGACTCACACTATAAAAGTTTCGGCTTAG
- a CDS encoding LytTR family DNA-binding domain-containing protein — translation MIKAIALDDEILALRIIENYAGKIENLSLERTFNIQSDAQKYLNKFPVDLIFLDIEMPSKNGMDFYKSISQNTKVIFTTAYSEYAVDAFSINAVDYLLKPFSFERFKAAVDKVKINPETNEVKHLSIRADYKLHKINFDDILLIEGLDDYIQIHLTDHTKITARSSMKNILEKLSDKDFVRVHRSYIVPINSIKTIVNRNIHIGGFIIPIGETYKDTVMKILNK, via the coding sequence ATGATAAAAGCCATTGCTTTGGACGACGAAATTCTTGCCTTGAGGATTATTGAGAATTATGCCGGAAAAATTGAAAATCTTTCACTTGAAAGAACATTCAATATCCAGAGTGATGCCCAAAAATACCTCAACAAATTTCCGGTTGATCTTATTTTCTTAGACATAGAAATGCCTTCTAAAAACGGCATGGATTTTTATAAAAGTATTTCTCAGAACACAAAGGTGATCTTTACAACGGCTTATTCGGAATATGCTGTAGATGCATTCAGCATTAATGCCGTAGATTATCTGCTGAAACCTTTTTCTTTCGAAAGATTCAAAGCCGCGGTAGATAAAGTAAAAATCAATCCTGAAACCAATGAAGTTAAACATCTTTCTATTCGTGCGGATTATAAGCTTCATAAAATCAATTTCGATGATATTCTATTGATAGAAGGTCTGGATGATTATATTCAGATTCATTTAACCGATCATACTAAAATAACAGCACGTTCTTCTATGAAAAATATTCTGGAAAAACTTTCTGATAAAGATTTTGTCCGTGTTCACCGCTCTTATATCGTTCCCATAAACAGTATTAAAACCATAGTCAACCGTAATATTCATATCGGAGGCTTTATTATTCCCATCGGAGAAACCTATAAAGACACGGTAATGAAAATCCTGAACAAATAA
- a CDS encoding histidine kinase yields the protein MKKIWPHIILIPLLLTIPIVSSPDFDGTLSVFRVSPFQREFIRFILVIIFFYLNLNIFLPRFYSKKKYLPLAACILICFGIMVFIPNYLSSANIFSSQSSMIQVRPPQMHPHENFPPPPIGKRPFEHFGPRNETSYLQMIFPSVLPFLFSFLSSLFIYRNIEKKELERSKAKAELLNLKYQLQPHFLFNILNSIYSLALLKSDDTPNGILKLSNVMRYVVQESSKDFVELSKEIEYLKDYIALQLIRTDSSLDFSYTEIGENKDGQIAPFILVNFIENAFKYGFNAEKNSKISVKIIIQEEVLHFHIFNNIVNQNITNENSLKIGLKNTIEHLQQVYPSKHTLKINNTGNTFEVDLKINLI from the coding sequence GTGAAAAAAATCTGGCCTCATATCATTCTGATTCCCCTACTGCTAACCATTCCGATCGTTTCTTCTCCTGATTTCGACGGAACATTATCGGTTTTCAGGGTTTCTCCATTTCAGAGGGAATTTATCCGTTTCATACTGGTTATTATTTTTTTCTACCTGAATCTCAATATTTTTCTTCCCCGATTTTACAGCAAAAAAAAATATTTACCTTTAGCAGCCTGTATTTTGATATGTTTCGGAATTATGGTTTTTATTCCTAATTATCTCAGTTCTGCGAACATCTTTTCTTCTCAATCCTCTATGATCCAGGTGAGACCTCCTCAAATGCATCCTCATGAAAATTTTCCTCCTCCACCTATCGGAAAAAGACCATTTGAACATTTTGGTCCCAGAAATGAGACATCTTATCTGCAAATGATTTTTCCTTCCGTTCTCCCTTTTCTTTTCTCTTTTCTATCTTCACTATTTATTTATAGGAATATTGAAAAAAAGGAATTGGAACGTTCTAAAGCTAAGGCGGAGTTATTAAACCTAAAATATCAGCTTCAGCCTCATTTTTTATTTAACATACTAAATTCTATTTATTCTTTAGCTTTATTAAAATCTGATGACACTCCCAACGGAATTTTAAAACTCTCGAATGTAATGCGGTATGTCGTTCAGGAAAGCAGCAAAGATTTTGTAGAGCTCAGCAAAGAAATTGAATACCTTAAAGATTATATAGCTCTACAATTGATACGAACAGACAGCAGCTTAGATTTTTCTTATACAGAGATCGGTGAAAATAAAGATGGGCAGATTGCTCCTTTTATTTTGGTTAATTTTATTGAAAATGCTTTCAAATACGGTTTCAATGCTGAAAAGAATTCAAAAATATCCGTAAAGATTATTATTCAGGAAGAAGTACTACACTTTCACATCTTTAATAATATTGTCAATCAAAACATTACAAATGAGAACAGCCTGAAAATTGGTTTAAAAAATACGATTGAACATTTACAACAGGTATATCCTTCAAAACACACTTTAAAAATAAACAATACGGGAAATACCTTTGAAGTAGATTTAAAAATTAATTTGATATGA
- a CDS encoding AAA family ATPase — protein sequence MIPIQLTLEGLYSYQERQKIDFQNLTEAGIFGIFGSVGSGKSSILEAISFSLYGETERLNARDKRTYNMMNLKSNRSYIEFDFINYENKKFRATREFRRNSKNFEDVKTPNVVFYEWKNENWVPLEHSNSEKLVGLSYANFKRTIIIPQGQFKEFIELGATERTNMMKEIFSLQRFDLQHNVSALHIKNRSELDQLEGQLKGFEEVNEEQISAQKEYLKAEQLKFNEIQKVFKETEEKYSKLKNLKADIELLQQKKTDFEKLAQKKTEIDILERKTEIYDGIFRIFTPLLSEKDKLEKEISDQQKNKEHQFKILQETETQFENTKNKLSAIQPKYEALNESKFQEQDLSLVLQMLKFSEEIKTLKVRTEKGSIKVKEVEAGQKLIQQKIEGLSKNIELLKPKKLDSHLLLNVGNWFLERKKLTETLEVQIKKIVLKKTEIEKISEELKPFEINPETFRNDFNLQIETLKKQKKSLSDKKNHLEVQQKLAHFANELHDGESCPLCGALEHPNIVAFDDVNSEMNEIQKKIEQIDIDEENIQKQFLDLEKILDRKKIFEEQLKSEEDILKQIQNTIEEHLKNFNWKEFNPENQNEFEEKRQQSFSIEKQIDELNLQIALEQKNLDKEREHLDSYNKALEKFRLDEAKKEEQIKTNEGNLKVLQWLDYKKKTIAEVEEIFNTLSRSNLETEENYQQLIKEEKEIAPRLAEQKTMVSQLEKRISELEKEISDNKDLLGKALAEKQFNHLDEIQQILAQQINVQETRNTIQQFRIQFETLKNSILEFESKLKDFSYNEEEFLAVENQFRSFENDVKTANNAVVKITAEIERLEIEFKKKENLLKNWSELQKRAENLKIMTNLFKGAGFVQYVSSIYLRQLCDHANVRFHRMTRNQLSLQLNENNDFEIIDYLNEGRSRSVKTLSGGQAFQVSLSLALALAESVQSNAQSESNFFFIDEGFGTQDIESVNIVFETLMNLQKENRMVGIISHVEELKEKIPVALNIIKDEERGSLIEFI from the coding sequence ATGATTCCTATTCAACTTACTTTAGAAGGTCTTTATTCTTATCAGGAACGTCAGAAAATCGATTTTCAAAACCTTACAGAAGCAGGGATTTTTGGAATTTTCGGTTCGGTAGGTTCCGGAAAATCGTCTATTCTGGAAGCCATTTCTTTTTCACTTTATGGAGAAACCGAGAGACTGAATGCAAGAGACAAACGTACCTACAATATGATGAACTTAAAATCAAACAGATCCTATATCGAGTTTGATTTTATTAATTATGAAAATAAAAAATTCCGTGCTACAAGAGAGTTCAGACGTAATTCTAAAAACTTTGAAGATGTAAAGACCCCGAATGTCGTATTCTACGAATGGAAAAACGAAAACTGGGTTCCACTGGAGCATTCCAACTCAGAAAAGCTGGTTGGACTGAGCTATGCCAACTTTAAACGGACCATCATCATTCCTCAAGGACAATTCAAAGAGTTTATAGAACTCGGTGCAACCGAACGGACCAATATGATGAAGGAAATCTTCAGCCTTCAGCGTTTTGATCTGCAACATAATGTTTCTGCCTTACATATAAAAAACAGATCGGAGCTGGATCAGCTGGAAGGACAGCTTAAAGGTTTTGAAGAAGTAAATGAAGAGCAGATTTCAGCTCAGAAAGAGTATTTAAAAGCCGAACAGTTGAAGTTTAATGAGATACAGAAAGTTTTTAAAGAAACAGAAGAGAAATATTCAAAACTCAAAAACCTGAAAGCCGATATTGAGCTTCTTCAACAAAAAAAAACTGATTTTGAAAAACTGGCGCAAAAGAAAACTGAAATTGACATCTTAGAAAGAAAAACTGAAATCTACGATGGTATTTTCAGGATTTTCACACCTTTGCTTTCTGAAAAGGATAAGCTTGAAAAAGAAATTTCGGATCAGCAGAAAAACAAAGAACATCAGTTCAAAATTTTACAGGAAACCGAAACTCAATTTGAAAATACAAAAAATAAACTTTCTGCGATTCAACCTAAATATGAGGCGTTAAATGAATCCAAATTTCAGGAACAAGATTTGAGTCTGGTTCTCCAGATGCTGAAATTCTCTGAGGAAATTAAAACTTTAAAGGTTCGAACTGAAAAAGGTTCAATAAAAGTAAAAGAAGTTGAAGCCGGTCAAAAATTAATTCAGCAAAAAATTGAAGGGCTTTCAAAAAACATCGAGCTTTTAAAACCGAAAAAACTAGATTCCCATTTGCTATTGAATGTAGGGAACTGGTTCCTGGAAAGAAAAAAACTGACTGAAACGCTTGAAGTACAAATTAAAAAAATTGTTTTAAAGAAAACTGAAATTGAAAAAATATCGGAAGAGCTGAAACCCTTTGAAATCAATCCTGAAACGTTCAGAAATGATTTTAACCTTCAGATTGAAACTCTAAAAAAACAGAAAAAATCTCTTTCTGACAAGAAAAACCATCTTGAAGTGCAGCAAAAACTGGCGCACTTTGCCAATGAATTGCATGATGGGGAATCTTGTCCGCTTTGTGGAGCTCTGGAACATCCGAATATTGTAGCGTTTGATGATGTCAACTCAGAAATGAATGAAATTCAGAAAAAAATTGAACAGATTGACATTGATGAAGAAAACATTCAAAAACAGTTTCTGGATCTTGAAAAGATTCTTGACCGGAAGAAAATTTTTGAAGAACAGCTGAAATCTGAAGAAGACATCCTGAAACAAATTCAAAATACGATTGAAGAGCATCTTAAAAATTTCAACTGGAAAGAATTTAATCCTGAAAATCAAAATGAGTTTGAAGAAAAACGCCAACAATCCTTTTCGATTGAAAAACAGATTGATGAGCTGAATCTTCAAATCGCTCTGGAGCAGAAAAACCTTGATAAAGAAAGAGAACATCTTGACAGTTACAATAAAGCACTAGAAAAATTCAGACTTGATGAAGCAAAAAAAGAAGAGCAGATCAAAACAAATGAAGGGAATTTAAAAGTTTTACAGTGGCTGGATTACAAGAAAAAAACCATTGCAGAAGTTGAAGAAATTTTCAACACATTATCCCGTTCCAATCTTGAAACTGAAGAGAATTATCAGCAGCTTATAAAAGAGGAAAAAGAAATTGCTCCCCGCCTTGCAGAACAGAAAACAATGGTTTCTCAACTGGAAAAAAGAATTTCTGAACTGGAAAAGGAAATCTCGGATAATAAAGATCTTTTGGGAAAAGCTTTGGCAGAAAAACAGTTCAATCATTTAGATGAAATTCAGCAAATTCTTGCACAACAGATCAATGTTCAGGAAACGAGAAATACAATACAGCAATTCAGAATTCAGTTTGAAACGCTTAAAAACAGCATCCTTGAATTTGAGTCCAAATTGAAGGACTTTTCCTATAATGAGGAAGAATTTTTAGCCGTTGAAAATCAATTCAGGTCTTTTGAAAATGATGTAAAAACAGCCAATAATGCAGTGGTAAAAATCACAGCGGAGATTGAAAGGCTGGAAATCGAGTTTAAGAAAAAAGAAAATCTTTTAAAGAATTGGTCGGAACTGCAAAAGCGTGCAGAAAACCTGAAAATTATGACCAATCTTTTCAAAGGAGCTGGTTTTGTACAATATGTTTCATCCATTTATCTGCGTCAATTGTGTGATCATGCCAATGTAAGATTTCATCGGATGACAAGGAATCAGCTCAGCTTGCAATTAAATGAAAACAACGATTTTGAAATTATAGATTATTTGAATGAAGGCAGAAGCAGAAGTGTGAAGACTCTTTCCGGAGGACAGGCATTTCAGGTTTCTCTTAGCCTTGCCCTGGCTTTGGCAGAAAGTGTTCAGAGTAATGCACAATCAGAATCTAATTTCTTTTTCATAGACGAAGGTTTCGGAACCCAGGATATTGAATCGGTGAATATCGTATTTGAAACTCTGATGAATCTTCAAAAGGAAAACCGGATGGTCGGCATTATATCTCACGTGGAAGAGCTGAAAGAAAAAATCCCTGTTGCACTGAATATTATAAAAGATGAAGAGCGTGGAAGTTTAATTGAATTTATTTAG
- a CDS encoding exonuclease SbcCD subunit D, whose protein sequence is MKILHTADWHLGKRLDRFSRIEEQVSVMNEIVEIADEKNVDLVLIAGDLFDNFNPSTEAVELFYKTLKRLSLNGKRPVIAISGNHDSPSFIDAPDPLARECGIILIGYPKAKITPFALGDFKISKSAAGFLELQLKGHSSPVRLLHTPYANEIRLKEYFGENKEAELNNILEKHWKETADEFCDGNGINLLMTHLYMNKKGAPLLDEPEGEKPLKIGNADLVFSDSIPDQIQYTALGHLHGFKNIGTEEKPVVYSSSPLCYSFSEAGQTKYVSIINAEPGQQITYEKVTLKNGKPLVRKTFQSVESAIEWLSENQNALVELTLESETYLKAEERKLLYQSHNGIVYLIPKIKNMDTDENQLGDINLNQDIQTLFRDYFKSKNGGQEANEDLINLFNEILNPS, encoded by the coding sequence ATGAAAATCCTGCACACCGCCGACTGGCATTTAGGGAAACGTCTGGATCGTTTTTCCAGAATAGAAGAACAGGTTTCGGTGATGAATGAAATTGTCGAGATTGCCGATGAAAAAAATGTTGATCTGGTCCTGATTGCCGGAGATTTGTTCGATAATTTCAATCCTTCAACTGAAGCTGTTGAACTTTTTTATAAAACCTTAAAAAGACTTTCTCTTAACGGGAAACGTCCTGTAATTGCCATTTCTGGAAACCATGATTCTCCCAGCTTTATTGATGCTCCGGATCCTTTGGCAAGAGAATGCGGTATTATCCTGATCGGTTATCCCAAAGCAAAAATTACTCCTTTTGCCTTGGGAGATTTTAAAATTTCAAAATCAGCGGCGGGATTTTTAGAATTGCAGTTAAAAGGTCATTCTTCCCCTGTCCGTTTACTTCACACCCCTTATGCAAACGAAATTCGTTTAAAAGAATATTTCGGTGAAAATAAAGAAGCAGAACTCAATAATATACTGGAAAAACACTGGAAAGAAACGGCCGATGAATTCTGTGATGGCAACGGAATCAATCTTTTGATGACTCATTTGTATATGAATAAAAAAGGAGCTCCGCTTCTCGATGAACCCGAAGGAGAGAAACCTCTCAAAATAGGAAATGCAGATCTTGTTTTTTCGGACAGTATTCCGGATCAGATCCAATATACTGCTTTGGGGCATCTTCATGGTTTTAAAAATATAGGAACAGAAGAAAAGCCTGTTGTTTATTCTTCCTCACCTTTATGTTATAGTTTCAGTGAAGCTGGACAGACGAAATATGTTTCGATTATTAACGCGGAACCCGGACAGCAGATTACCTATGAAAAAGTCACATTAAAAAATGGAAAACCATTAGTCCGAAAAACCTTTCAAAGCGTAGAAAGCGCTATAGAATGGCTGAGTGAAAATCAAAATGCTCTGGTTGAACTGACGTTAGAAAGTGAAACTTATTTAAAAGCCGAAGAAAGAAAATTACTGTATCAATCCCATAACGGAATTGTATATCTGATTCCCAAAATAAAAAATATGGATACCGATGAAAATCAACTTGGTGACATCAATCTCAACCAGGATATCCAGACGTTGTTCAGAGATTATTTTAAATCTAAAAATGGCGGACAGGAAGCCAATGAAGACTTGATCAATCTGTTTAATGAAATTCTTAATCCATCATGA
- a CDS encoding VF530 family protein produces MEQQSKDPLHGKRLDAILEELVEYYQGFEKLGEQINIKCFTDNPSISSSLKFLRKTPWARTKVESLYLFVLRQKKKEEKNK; encoded by the coding sequence ATGGAACAACAATCAAAAGATCCGCTTCACGGAAAAAGACTGGATGCTATTCTTGAGGAACTGGTAGAGTATTATCAGGGATTTGAAAAACTGGGTGAGCAGATCAACATCAAATGCTTTACGGATAATCCAAGTATCAGTTCATCTTTGAAGTTTCTGAGAAAAACACCCTGGGCAAGAACCAAAGTGGAGAGTTTGTATCTCTTCGTTTTAAGACAGAAAAAAAAGGAAGAAAAAAATAAGTAA
- a CDS encoding peptidylprolyl isomerase — translation MTIENNHVVAVSYILHTIEEDGSKILVEETTAENPLTFLYGVGMMIPKFEQNILGLKAGDKAAFVIQPEEAYGERHPDSIAQLPLEMFNEAGVPPVGAILPLSDNQGNNFQAIVVEVTPEAVVADLNHPMAGKTLDFQVEILNTRPATEEELSHGHAHGIDGNEAH, via the coding sequence ATGACAATTGAAAACAATCATGTTGTAGCGGTAAGCTACATTCTTCACACCATCGAAGAAGATGGAAGTAAGATTTTAGTAGAGGAAACAACAGCAGAAAATCCACTTACATTTTTATATGGTGTAGGAATGATGATTCCGAAGTTCGAACAGAATATTCTTGGTTTGAAAGCAGGTGATAAAGCTGCATTTGTGATTCAGCCGGAAGAAGCATATGGTGAAAGACATCCTGACTCTATTGCGCAGCTTCCTCTTGAGATGTTCAACGAAGCAGGAGTTCCGCCGGTAGGAGCTATTTTGCCTTTATCAGACAATCAGGGGAATAATTTCCAGGCTATTGTTGTAGAGGTAACTCCGGAAGCTGTAGTAGCAGATCTTAATCATCCTATGGCAGGGAAGACTTTGGATTTCCAGGTGGAGATTTTAAATACACGTCCTGCAACAGAAGAAGAGTTGTCACACGGTCATGCTCATGGAATTGACGGAAACGAAGCTCACTAA
- a CDS encoding YchJ family protein, with protein sequence MNCPCCSGKSYEDCCKPYHTGEKHAPTAEALMRSRFSAFAIPNGKYLIETTSPSKRQFHNTKDLQEWGEINEWTKLEIVSKPSMNKVEFKAFYTDEDGKQQVHHELSQFKMIQNRWYYVTGEFLD encoded by the coding sequence ATGAATTGTCCCTGCTGTTCAGGAAAATCTTACGAAGACTGCTGTAAACCTTATCATACCGGAGAAAAACATGCTCCTACCGCAGAAGCATTAATGCGTTCAAGGTTTTCTGCATTTGCGATTCCGAATGGAAAATATTTAATAGAAACAACTTCTCCCAGCAAAAGGCAATTTCATAACACGAAAGATTTGCAGGAATGGGGAGAAATCAATGAATGGACAAAACTGGAAATCGTAAGCAAACCTTCGATGAATAAAGTTGAATTTAAAGCCTTTTATACCGACGAAGACGGAAAACAGCAGGTTCATCATGAATTGTCGCAGTTCAAAATGATACAGAACCGATGGTATTATGTGACCGGTGAGTTTTTAGATTAA